From the Lolium rigidum isolate FL_2022 chromosome 2, APGP_CSIRO_Lrig_0.1, whole genome shotgun sequence genome, one window contains:
- the LOC124688783 gene encoding 3-ketoacyl-CoA synthase 12-like — translation MELLPLLTALLLAHAMAYLAWHALARRRRERCYLLDYACHKPSDDRKVTTEMAGAVIERNKRLGLPDYRFLLKVIVNSGIGEHTYSPRNVLDGREECATHYDALDEMDAFFDDAVRAVLAKTGVSPRDVDLVVLNVGSFSPAPSLAARLVSRFGMREDVMAYNLSGMGCSAGLVSVDLARRVMLTRPRTMALVVTSESCAPNWYNGTDKSMMLGNCLFRCGGAAALLTNDPAFRSRAKMELRCLVRAHIGAYDDAHAAAVHREDADGRLGVSLSKDLPKAAVRAFSQNLQRLAPRILPAAELARFTLRLLAGKLTRRKLKFEGPKINFKTGVDHFCLHPGGTAVIDAVRKNLGLTTYDVEPATMTLHRWGNTSASSLWYVLSYMEAKRRLKAGDRVLMVTFGSGFKCNSCYWEVSKDLHDGGAWEDCIDDYPPETMVNPYTEKFGWVNDLQGGGGILPF, via the coding sequence ATGGAGCTGCTGCCCCTGCTCACGGCGCTGCTCCTCGCGCACGCCATGGCCTACCTGGCCTGGCACGCTCTCGCCCGTCGCCGCCGCGAGCGCTGCTACCTGCTCGACTACGCGTGCCACAAGCCCTCCGACGACCGCAAGGTCACCACCGAGATGGCCGGCGCCGTCATCGAGCGCAACAAGCGCCTCGGCCTCCCCGACTACCGCTTCCTCCTCAAGGTCATCGTCAACTCCGGCATCGGCGAGCACACCTACTCCCCGCGCAACGTCCTCGACGGCCGCGAGGAGTGCGCCACCCACTACGACGCGCTCGACGAGATGGACGCCTTCTTCGACGACGCCGTCCGCGCCGTCCTCGCCAAGACCGGCGTCTCCCCTCGCGACGTCGACCTGGTGGTCCTCAACGTCGGCTCATTCTCCCCGGCCCCCTCCCTCGCCGCCAGGCTCGTCAGCCGCTTCGGGATGCGGGAGGACGTCATGGCCTACAACCTCTCCGGCATGGGCTGCAGCGCCGGGCTCGTCTCCGTCGACCTCGCCCGCCGCGTCATGCTCACCCGCCCGCGCACCATGGCGCTCGTCGTCACCTCCGAGTCCTGCGCCCCCAACTGGTACAACGGCACCGACAAGTCCATGATGCTCGGCAACTGCCTCTTCcgctgcggcggcgccgccgccctgcTCACCAACGACCCGGCCTTCAGATCCCGGGCCAAGATGGAGCTGCGCTGCCTCGTGCGCGCGCACATCGGCGCCTACGACGACGCGCACGCCGCCGCCGTGCACCGCGAGGACGCCGACGGCCGCCTCGGGGTCAGCCTCAGCAAGGACCTCCCCAAGGCCGCGGTGCGGGCATTCAGCCAGAACCTCCAGCGCCTCGCCCCGCGCATCCTGCCCGCCGCCGAGCTCGCGCGCTTcacgctccgcctcctcgcgggcAAGCTCACGCGCCGGAAGCTCAAGTTCGAGGGCCCCAAGATCAACTTCAAGACTGGGGTCGACCACTTCTGCCTCCACCCCGGCGGGACGGCCGTCATCGACGCCGTCAGGAAGAACCTCGGCCTCACCACCTACGACGTCGAGCCGGCCACCATGACGCTGCACCGCTGGGGGAACACCTCCGCCAGCAGCCTCTGGTACGTGCTCTCCTACATGGAGGCCAAGCGCCGCCTCAAGGCAGGCGACAGGGTGCTCATGGTCACCTTCGGCTCCGGCTTCAAGTGCAACAGCTGCTACTGGGAGGTCAGCAAGGACCTCCACGACGGCGGCGCATGGGAGGACTGCATCGACGACTACCCGCCGGAGACCATGGTCAATCCCTACACCGAGAAGTTCGGATGGGTCAACGACCTGCAGGGCGGGGGTGGCATCCTCCCGTTCTAA